The Pseudomonas benzenivorans region ATCACCCAGGCCTACGGCATCAAGGTGCTGTTCGCCTCGCTGACCGGCGACCTGCTGCTCGATGCCCTGGTCGGCGCGCTGTTCGCCCTGATCTCCTATTCCAGCCTGGCCGCCGTGCTGCTCACCGCGACCCTGGCCGGCGCCGGCCTGATCAGCCTGCCGGTGGCCATCGGCCTGGTCATCGGCGCCAACATCGGCAGCGGCCTGCTGGCCTTCCTCACCGCCAGCCTGCAGACCCCGGCCGGACGCCGGGTGGCGCTGGGCAGCCTGCTGTACAAGCTGCTCGGCCTGCTGCTGGTGATCCCGCTGCTCGATCCGCTGGTGGCCTGGCTGGACAGCCTGAACTGGCGCCCGGCGGAGCTGGTGGTCGGCTTCCACCTGCTCTACAACAGCCTGCGCTGTCTGGTGCTGCTACCCAGCGTCGGGCCCATGGCACGCTTCTGCAACTGGCTGCTGCCGGATCGCGCCGAGGACAGCGGCGTGGCCCGCCCGCGCCACCTCGACCGCACTGCCCTGGACACCCCGAGCCTGGCGCTGGCAGGGGCGGTGCGCGAGACCCTGCGCATCGGCGACCTGATCGAGACCATGCTGCGCCATCTGCTGGAGGTGCTGCGCAGCAACCAGCCGGCCCTGAGCAAGGAGTTGCGCCGCCTGGACGACGACGTCGACGCCCTGTACAGCGCGGTCAAGCTGTACCTGGCCCAGGTGCCGCACGACGCCCTCAGCGAACGGGACAGCCGGCGCTGGGCGGAGATCCTCGAGTGGGCGGTCAATCTGGAGCAGGCCGGCGACATCATCGAGCGCATGCTCGGCAAGGTGCAGGACGAGAAGACCGCCCAACGCCATGCCTTCTCCGAGAGCGGCCTCGAGGAGCTGACCGAGTTGCATGCCCAGCTGATGGCCAACCTGCGCCTGGGGCTCAACGTGTTGCTCTCCGGCGACACCGAGAGCGCCCGCCAGCTGCTGCGCGAGAAGCGCCGCTTCCGCGCTCGCGAGCGGCGCCTGGCCCATGCCCATGTCGGTCGCCTGCATCGTCAGGTGGTGCAGAGCATCGAGACCAGCGCCCTGCACCTGGAGCTGATCAGCGACATGAAGCGCCTCAACTCGCTGTTCTGCAGCAGCGCCTATGTGGTGCTGGAGGCCGGCGAGACGGGCGCGCTGAAGGTGGAAGAGGTGGCCGGCGAGTGACCTCCGCCGAGCCCCGAAGCCAGACCGGACGAAAGGTGTAACAAGCGCCAAGCCGAGCCTTCGAATATCCAGGTGGGTCGCCTTGAGGAGTACCCACCCA contains the following coding sequences:
- a CDS encoding Na/Pi cotransporter family protein, translated to MLTLLNLLSAIALLIWGTHIVRTGILRVYGSNLRKVLSHNVNRLPMAFVAGIGVTALVQSSNATALLVTSFVGQGLMALTPALAIMLGADVGTALMARVLTLDLGWLSPLLITLGVIFFLSRRQSRAGQLGRVGIGLGLMLLALELIVSAATPITQAYGIKVLFASLTGDLLLDALVGALFALISYSSLAAVLLTATLAGAGLISLPVAIGLVIGANIGSGLLAFLTASLQTPAGRRVALGSLLYKLLGLLLVIPLLDPLVAWLDSLNWRPAELVVGFHLLYNSLRCLVLLPSVGPMARFCNWLLPDRAEDSGVARPRHLDRTALDTPSLALAGAVRETLRIGDLIETMLRHLLEVLRSNQPALSKELRRLDDDVDALYSAVKLYLAQVPHDALSERDSRRWAEILEWAVNLEQAGDIIERMLGKVQDEKTAQRHAFSESGLEELTELHAQLMANLRLGLNVLLSGDTESARQLLREKRRFRARERRLAHAHVGRLHRQVVQSIETSALHLELISDMKRLNSLFCSSAYVVLEAGETGALKVEEVAGE